The Halobacillus amylolyticus nucleotide sequence AATCCTACTATATAAATTGGAATTAGAACCAGCCCTTCACCATATCCACGGCACTAGTGAATATATCGCTGAAGAAATTACCAACACCACCTACCATCAACATAAACCAATTTGATTTTTCAACAGCAGAGGTCGTAACAAGATCAACTGTTGTTTTTTGAGTTTCCCCAGTTACTAAGTTTTTATAGGTGCCTTCGCCATTATAAACGAGTTCAACCGTCCCAATTTTCTCTCCCTTTTTAATAGGGGCAGTTAAGTTTCCATCTTTATCTAAGTGCTTCTCGGAGATATTGTATTTCACTTCATACATATCTTCTTCGCCATTTTTCACCGGTGTTGTAATAGCTTCAGCCGCTTCAATCCCGACGGTACCCTCTTTTCCTTTGGCTACAGGAACTTCTGATTCCCCTTCGATTTGATAGCCGGCAGGGAAGAGTTCTTTTAGTTCAAATTGCTTAAAGCCATAATCAAGCAGCTTTCGTGTTTCCTGAAATCTTGCTTCTATACTATCCGTTTTCATAACTACAGAAATCAGACGTTGACCGTCACGTTCTGCTGTAGCAGTAAAACAATAGCCTGCAAAGTCGGTAAATCCTGTTTTAAGACCTTCCATTCCTTCATAGCCAAAGGCTTCAAGGTACCCTGGCATATTTGGAAGCATCCAGTTCCAGTTTTTAATTTGCTGACCATCAAATTCAGTTGTTGTAACACTGGAAAACTCAAGTGCCTCTGGATAATCATTCACAAGATGATATGCAAGCATGGCAGCTGAACGGGCTGATAACAAATTGGTCGCATTTGGTTCAGTACCTTCTGGATAGTTTTCACCAAGGCTACTATTAGATAGTCCCGTTGAGTTTACAAATTGGTAATCAGACAGACCTAGTTCGGCTGCTTTTTCATTCATCATTTTTACAAATGCGCCCTCTGAACCGGCTATCAATTCTGCTAATGCAATAGTCGTTGCATTATCTGAGTTAATCGCCATCGCTTCATAAAGTTCACGGACTGTATAGTCTTGATTCTGTGTCAATCCTACACCTGAAAAGGATGGATCTGCGGATATACTATATGGATAATCACTTATTTGAGTTGTTGTATCCCAGCTAATTTCTCCTTTTTCAATAGCCTCAAGGACGAGGTATTCTGTCATCATCTTGGTCATACTAGCTGGAGGCAAAGTTAAATCGGCCTCTTTTTCAAATAAAATCTTTCCTGTTTCTGCATCTACTAAAATAGCTGACTCTGCTTCCACTTCAACTGTGGCTGCGTATGTAAGCTCAGGGTTTCCAAAAATCATCAACACACTTAAAACAAGAGCCAATCCCACGGCCAATGATGCTTGCAATCTTTGTTTCAACTCTCTCAACCTCCACGAATAATTTATGCATCTTTGTTATTCTATCACATGGGCATATAAAAAAATAGACAGGGAAAAGTCCCTGTCTAAAGATTTTTTAAAGGGTCAAATGGAGTAGTTCGGTGCTTCTTTTGTAATTTGCACGTCATGGGGATGACTTTCACGTAATCCCGCACCAGTAATTCTAGTGAATTTAGCATCAAGTCGAAGAGCCTCGATCGTACCTGCCCCGCAATACCCCATTCCAGAGCGTAAGCCCCAAGAAGCTGATGGATAGAATCAGCTAGCGGCCCCTTATATGGCATCCGTCCTTCTATACCTTCTGGGACAAGCTTCTTCGCCTCTTGTTCACTTTGGAAATAACGATCCTTCGATCCCGATTCCATCGCACCAACTGATCCCATTCCACGATATACTTTAAAACGACGTCCCTGGAATATCTCCGTTTCTCCCGGACTTTCGCTTACTCCGGCTAGAAGACTTCCGAGCATCACCGCATGTCCACCGGCTGCTATCGCCTTAACGATGTCACCTGAATATTTAATTCCGCCATCAGCAATAACTGGGATATTATGCTTAGATCCTTCCATAGCACAATCATTTACTGCTGTAATTTGTGGCACTCCAACACCTGCTACAACACGAGTTGTACAAATCGATCCAGGGCCTATTCCAACTTTAATAACATCGGCCCCCGCTTCAATTAATTCGCGTGTAGCTTCTGCTGTAGCAACATTTCCTGCAATAATATTGATCTCTGGGTACTTATCACGAATGCGTTTCACTTGTTCAATGACCCCTTGGGAATGGCCATGAGCAGTATCTACGACTAATGCATCAACACTAGCCTCAACAAGCTTATCAATTCGTGTCATCGCGTCAGCAGTTACTCCCACAGCAGCCCCTACAAGCAAACGCCCTTGCTCATCTTTAGCCGAATTAGGAAATTCAATGACCTTTTCGATATCCTTGATTGTAATCAACCCTTTTAATTTCCCTTGACTGTCTACCATTGGCAACTTTTCAATCTTATATTTCTGCAGAATTTTCTCGGCTTCGTTGAGAGTCGTTCCCACCGGCGCAGTAACTAAGTTATCATGTGTCATGACTTCAGAAATCGCGATTGAATAATTATCAATGAATTTCAGATCACGATTTGTAATAATGCCTACCAGTTTAAGGTCTTCATCGTTATTAACGATTGGTACACCTGATATACGATATTTCCCCATTAAGTGTTCAGCATCAAATACTTGATGCTCTGGTGTTAGGAAGAAAGGGTTTGAGATAACCCCACTTTCCGAACGTTTCACTCGATCAACATGCTCCGCCTGTGCCTCGATGGACATGTTCTTGTGAATCACACCCAGTCCGCCTTGTCGTGCCATACCAATCGCCATTGGTGCCTCTGTAACTGTATCCATGCCTGCACTAATA carries:
- a CDS encoding serine hydrolase, coding for MKQRLQASLAVGLALVLSVLMIFGNPELTYAATVEVEAESAILVDAETGKILFEKEADLTLPPASMTKMMTEYLVLEAIEKGEISWDTTTQISDYPYSISADPSFSGVGLTQNQDYTVRELYEAMAINSDNATTIALAELIAGSEGAFVKMMNEKAAELGLSDYQFVNSTGLSNSSLGENYPEGTEPNATNLLSARSAAMLAYHLVNDYPEALEFSSVTTTEFDGQQIKNWNWMLPNMPGYLEAFGYEGMEGLKTGFTDFAGYCFTATAERDGQRLISVVMKTDSIEARFQETRKLLDYGFKQFELKELFPAGYQIEGESEVPVAKGKEGTVGIEAAEAITTPVKNGEEDMYEVKYNISEKHLDKDGNLTAPIKKGEKIGTVELVYNGEGTYKNLVTGETQKTTVDLVTTSAVEKSNWFMLMVGGVGNFFSDIFTSAVDMVKGWF